TCGACGTGGCCATCGCCACCCCCGACATGATGGGCACCGTCGGCCGCCTGGGCCGGATCCTCGGCCCGCAGGGCAAGATGCCGAGCCCGAAGGCGGGGACGATCACGTTCGACATCTCGAAGGCCGTGTCCGACATCAAGGCCGGCAAGATCGAGTACCGCACCGACCGCACGGGGATCATCCACGTGGCGATCGGCAAGAAGTCGTTCGACGAGCGCGCGCTGGTCGAGAACTACGGCGCGGTGCTGGACGAGATCCTGCGCGCCAAGCCGGCGGCCGCGAAGGGCCGCTACCTGCGCTCGATCACGATCACGTCGACGATGGGCCCGGGCGTGAAGATCGACACGGGCCGCGTCCGCGACCTCATGGAGGAGACCGCCGCCGTCTGAGAACCGGGGTCAGACCCCGAACGGAACTGCCACGGAAGTGTCACGGCGGACGTTCGGGGTCTGACCCCGGTTGTAGCGGCTACATTTCCGTCGCCAAACTGTCCGCGCCAGAGACCGTCGGGGCCCGAGAGGGCTTAAACCACCACCCGACCGAGGCCGGTGCCCGCGCACGTCACCCCGTGCGCTCGCGTCGCCTCACGGCGGACGCGAGTTGCATGAAGGAGGTGAACACGTGCGTCTAGAGCAGAAGGAGCGGGTCGTCGAGCGCCTGACGGAGCGAATCCGGGAGGCGCCCGCGATGATCGTGACCGACTATCGCGGCCTCACCGTCACCCAGGTGGCGGAGGTGCGCCGGCAGCTGCGCGAGGCCGGCGCGACGTTCCACGTCACGAAGAACACGCTCGCGCGGATCGCGGCCAAGCAGGCCGACCGGCCCGACCTGGTCGCGCTCCTCGAGGGGCCGACGGCGATCGCGTTCGTGGCCGAAGACCCGGCCGCGGCGGCGAAGAAGCTGTCGGACATCGCCCGCCAGACCCGCATCCTCGCGGTGCGGGGCGCGGTGATGGAGGGCCAGGCCCTGTCGGCCGACGAGGTCCGCGCGCTGGGAGACCTGCCGCCCAAGGAAGTGCTCCAGGCACAGGTCGTCGGCGCCATCGCCGGGCCCGTGCAGGGTGCCTACAACGTGCTCGCAGCCCCGCTGCGGGAGTTCCTGGTCGTCCTCGACCAGTACATCCAGAAGAAGGAGGCGGCCGAGGCCGCCTGATCGAAGGAGAGCTACATGCCTGTTACGCCTGAGCAGCTCGAGGAGATGTCGGTTCTCGAGCTCGTGGAGCTGAAGAAGGCGCTCGAGGAGCGCTGGGGAGTGTCGGCCGCCGCGGCCGCGCCCGTCATGGCCGCGCCGGTCGCCGGCGGTGGCGGCGGCGACGGCGCCGCCGCAGAGGAGCAGACGGCGTTCGACGTCATCCTCGAATCGGCCGGCCAGAGCAAGATCCCGGTCATCAAGGTGATCCGCGAGCTGACCGGCCTCGGCCTCAAGGAGGCCAAGGCGGTCGCCGACGAGGCGCCCAAGCCGGTGAAGGAGGGCGTCGCCCGCGAGGAGGCCGATCAGATGAAGGCCAAGCTCGAGGAGGCCGGCGCCAGCGTCGAGATCAAGTAGCGCCTGCGGGGAGGGCGCGGGCCGCGCGTCCGCGCCCTCCCCGACACTTCGCGCCGCTTCGCAGGCGGCCGCCCCGATAGAATGGTTCTGGTGGACCAGGCCTCCTGCACCCTCCCCTATACGGCGATCCGGAAGAAGCCCGACGAGGGCTCCGAACAGGTGACCCAGGTGCTCTTCGCCGACCCGGTCGAGGTGACCGGGAGCGAGGACGGCTGGGCGCAGGTGACCGTCGCCGACGGACTCGGCGGCTGGATCACGGCCGACGCGCTCGGCGAGCCGCTCCAGAAGGACCGCGCGCACGTGGTCGTCGTGCCCCAGGCCGCCGACCGCTACCTGGGCACGTGGCTCGTCGCCCCGGGCCTGCGCACCGAGCCGCTGGCCGCCGCCCGGCGCAAGGCCGGCGGCGACGCGATCGCCGAGACCGCGCTCATGTTCCTGGGCGCGCCGTACGAGTGGGGTGGAGTCACCGTCCACGGCCTCGACTGCTCCGGCCTCGTGCAGGCCGTCCACCGCCGCTTCGGCCTGCTCCTCCCGCACAATGCGGAGCAGCAGGAGACCGCCGGCCGCGAGGTGTCGCTGCGCCAGGCCCAGCCCGGCGACCTGGTGTGCTACGGCGACCACATCGCGATCTGGGTCGGCGAGGGCCGCATCGTCCACGCCTCCAAGGACGCCGGCAAGGTGGTCGACGAGCCGCACCCGGCCGAGCTGAAGGCCCGCGTGCGCACCGTCCGCCGCCTGTACGAGTCCGAGGACTAAGGGCCCGGCACCTGGGTGCTCGCGGTCGCTGCCGTCGACGTTCGCAGCGGCCGCCGCCATGAGCGAGACGCAAACGTGCCGCTGCCGGCGGCGAGCACGATCAAGGTGCTGATCTCGGCGGCGCTGTGGAGCGAGGCCTGTGCCGGCCGGATCGACCCGGAGCAGCGCATCCGCGTCGGCGACGCACCGGTGCCCGGCGGAGGCGGCCTGCTCGAGAGCATGCACCCGGACACCGCCCTGACCCTGGCCGAGCTCGACCTGCTGATGCTGGCGATCTCCGACAACGCGGCGACGAACGCCGTCATCGACGTGGTCGGCATGGACGCCGTGAACGACCTCGCCGGGGCTCTCGGCCTCGTGCACACCCGCCTGCGCCGGCGGATGATGGACGTCGCCGCCGCCGAGCGCGGAGACGACAACACGACGAGCGCTGCCGACATGGCCGCGCTCGTCCGCGCGCTCGCCTGCGCCGACGGCATCCCGGCCCCTGCCTGCCGGCGCGTGCTCGCCGCGATGGCCCAGTCCCACCACACCGACATCGTCCCCCGCTATCTGCCGGCGGCCGCCTGCCGGGTCGTCTCGTCGAAGCAGGGCGAGCTCGAGTCCGTGCGCCACGACGTCGCCCTGATCGACGAGGGCGAGCGCCGGATCGCGGTCGCCGTGCTGTCCGCGCCTGCGGCCGCCGCGGACGGCCTGGCCCGCACCGCTTCCCTCGCGTATCGCCTTGTCTCTGGCGCGGTGAACGTCCGGTGACTAACATCGGCCGCCTCCGAGGCGTCATAGAGCGCGCGGCGTCAACTTCCTAGGAGGGGTAATGGAGAAGCGATTCTGGCGGGGGCTGGTTGCGATGTCGGCCATCGCGGCCGTCGTGATTGCGGCCGGCTGCGGCGGCTCCGGCGGCGGGTCGAGCTCGGGCGGTTCGAGCTCCCCCAGCACGACCGCTGCCGCCCACAAGGGCGGCACGTTCACGATTTTGGCGAACTCCAGCTTCGGCGTCGCCGATCCGGCGCAGAACTACACGCTGCAGGAATGGCAGCTCTTGATCAACTCGCATGACGGCCTCGTCCAGTTCAAGCGCGTGGGCGGCACGGCGGGCACGCAGATCGTCCCCGACCTCGCCACCTCGATCCCGACGCCGACCGACGGCGGCAAGACCTACACCTTCCAGCTCCACAAGGGGATCAAGTTCTCGAACGGCCAGGTCATGAAGCCGAGCGACTTCGTCACGACCTTCGAGCGCCAGTTCACCGTCCCCGGCCCGACGTCGTTCTACAGCGGCATCGTCGGCGCGTCGGCGTGCAAGCCGTCGCACTGCGACCTCTCCAAGGGCGTCGTCGCCGACGACTCGGCCTACACGCTCACCATCCACCTGACGGCTCCGGATCCCGAGTTCCTCGACAAGCTGGCGCTGCCGTTCGCGTACGTCGTGCCGGCGAGCACGTCGAAGAAGCTGACGGGCAACAACGTCCCGCCGGGCACGGGTCCGTACATGTGGAAGTCGTACAACCCGAACAAGGAAGCCGTCCTCGTCCGCAACCCGTACTTCAAGGTCTGGAACCCCGCGGCGCAGCCCGAGGGCTACCCGGATCAGATCGTCGAGAAGTACGGCCTGCAGATCTCCGACGAGGTCACGCAGGTCGAGCGCGGCGCCGCCGATGAGGTGTTCGACGGCGACGTGATCCCGGCCGACCGGCTGAACGAGCTGAACAGCCCGCAGTACGCGAACCAGGTTCACGTGAACGCGCTGACGGCGGACTGGTACTTCGCGTTCAACACGACCACCCCGCCCTTCAACAACCAGAAGGCGCGCCAGGCGGTCAACTACGCCGCCGACCGCAGCGCCTACGTGAAGATCGGCGGCGGCTCGGCCCTCGCCGTGCCGACCTGCCAGATCCTGCCGCCGAACTTCCCGGGCTACAAGCCGTACTGCCCGTACACGAACGGCAGCGACACCACCAAATGGCACGGCGTCGACCTCGCGAAGGCGAAGCAGCTGGTCAAGGAGTCCGGCACCTCGGGCGCCAAGGTCGTCGTCAACAGCGGCAACGACGAGACCTCGAAGGCCCTCGGCGAGCAGATGGTCTCCGACCTGAACAAGATCGGGTACAAGGCGTCGGGGCAGTACCTCGCCGACGGCATCCAGTACCCGTACGTGCAGAACTCCAAGAACCACAGCAAGTGGAACATCGCGTGGTCGGCCTGGTACCAGGACTACCCGGCACCGTCCGACTTCCTCAACGTGCTCCTCGGCTGCGGCTCCATCCACCCGAACAGCGACGCCAGCCCGAACATCGCGGCCTTCTGCGACAAGGCGATCCAGGCCAAGATGGATCAGGCAGAGAAGACCGGCGTCACCAACCCCGACGCAGCGAACGCGATCTGGGCGCAGGTTGACCACGACATGACCGATCAGGCCCCGTGGGTCGACCTCTACAACCCGAAGCAGATCGACTTCCTGTCGAAGCGGGTCGGGAACTACCAGTGGAACCCGCAGTGGTACATCCTGATCGACCAGCTCTGGGTCAAGTAGGGCGGTCGAATCCGATCTCGAAGGTGGGCGGTTCTGAGGAACCGCCCACCTTCGGTTGGTAAGGTGATTGGTACATGGCTGAGGTCGCGGCCCTGGATCATGTGGAGCCGGCTTCTCCCGGGGGGCCGGAGGTTGCCGGGCGGAGCCCGTGGGCGCTCGCCGGTCGCCGGCTGGTGCGCAACCGGATCGCGATGGCAGGGCTCGCGCTCTTCCTGCTGATCGTCGTGGTCAGCTTCGCGGCGCCGATCTACGCCAATGACATCGCGCACGTCAACCCGTTCGAGAACAACCTCAACGGCACGACGATCGTGAACGGCAAGAAGGTGCCGCTGATGCAGCAGGGCGGCGGCCTGCTCCACCTCGGCGAAACTCCGATCGGGCCGACGTGGGACGTCCACCACTACTTCCTCGGCGCCGACCAGAACGGCCGCGACGTGGCGTCGCGCGTGCTCTACGGCGGCCGCAGCTCGCTCCTCGTCGGGGTCGGATCGGCGGTGCTCTGCTGCTTCTTCGCCACGGTGCTCGCGCTTCTCGCGGGATTCCACGGCGGCGTCATCGACGCGGTGTTCTCGCGTTCGATGGACGTGATCTGGGCGTTCCCCGTGCTGCTGCTCGCGATCTGCGTGGCGACGGTGCTCCTGAACGCGCCGAACGGCGTCGGCGTCGGCCCGATACGCGTCCAGGCGTCCAGCCTGTGGCTGCCGACGCTGATCATCGCGTTCATCTTCCTGCCCTACGTGTTCCGGCCGGTGCGCGGCCACGTGCTCGCGGTGTCCGAGAAGGAGTACGTCGAGGCCGCGATCGCGCAGGGCGCCTCGGGCTTGCGGCTCGTGTTCTCGGAGGTGCTGCCGAACGTGATCACCGTCGTGATCGTGCTGCTCCCCCTCATCATCGCCACGACGATCCTCACCGAGGCGGCGCTGTCGTACCTGTCGATCGGCGTGCAGCCGCCGAACGCGAGCTGGGGATCCGTGATCAGCGACGGTCAGGGGTTGCTCTACACGCGGCCCTGGGTGGCGATCGCCCCCGGGATCATGATCGTCCTCACCGTGCTCGCCCTGAACGTGTTCGGCGACGGCGTGCGCGACGCGCTCGACCCCCGCGCGAAGCTGCGGATCGAGGGGTAGGCGTGGCCACGTTCATCGTCCGCCGGGTGCTGTCGCTCGTCCTCGTGATGTTCGTGATCACCGTCGTCGTGTTCATGATCTTCTTCCACACGCCCGGCATCGACCCGACCCGCCAGATCGCCGGCCGCAACCCGTCCGCCGCGGCGGTGAAGCAGATCAGGCACCAGTTCGGCCTCGACCGGCCGCTGCCGATCCAGTACCTGCTGATGATGAAGAAGATCTTCATCAGCCGCGACCTGGTCTCGTACTCGAACCAGGGCCAGAGCATCGTGCCCGAGGTCGTGCAGGCCGCCCCGGCGACGCTCTCGCTCGCGTTCGGCGCGGCGGTCATCTGGGTGGTGGTATCGATCCTGATGGGGCTTGCCGCGGCGGTGTTCAAGGGCACGCTGGTCGACCCGATCCTGATGATCCTCGCCCTGATCGGGATCTCGATGCCCGTGTTCTGGGTCGGCGAGCTGGCCAACCTGATCACCCAGAGCCGGTGGCACGACACGTTCCTGTTCCACTGGGTGCCGCCGCTCGGGTACACGCCGTTCACCCAGGACCCGGGCTTGTGGTTCAAGGGGCTCGTGATCCCGTGGATCACCCTGTCGATCGCCTTCATCGGGCTCTACGCGCGCGTTCTGCGCTCGAGCCTGCTCGAGGTCCAGAACGAGGACTACGTGCGGACGGCGCGGTCGAAGGGGCTCTCGGAGCGGCGGGTGCTCATGCGGCATACCCTGCGGACGTCGATGATCACCTACGTGAGCCTTTTCGGCCTCGACTTCGGGGCCCTGGTGGCGGGCGCGACGCTCCTGACCGAGGTCGTGTTCGGCATCCACGGCGTCGGCTACCTGACCTACCAGTCGATCGGCAACCTCGACCTGCCGACGATCATGGTCACCGTCATCTACGGCGCGTTCTTCATCGTGCTCGCGAACGCGATCGTCGACATCACCTACGCCTGGCTCGACCCGAGGATCAGGCCCGCCTGATGGCGGATCATCTGCTCGAGGTCAAGAACCTCCGGGTGTCGTTCCGCACGGAGGATGGCGTCGTCAAGGCCGTGGACGGTGTCTCGTTCACGCTCGACCCGGGCGAGGTGCTCGGCATCGTGGGCGAGTCGGGGTCGGGCAAGAGCGTCACGATGATGTCGGTCATGCGGCTGATCGTCGACCCGAACGCCATGTTCGAGGGCGAGGTGATCTACAAGGGCCGCGACATCATGAAGCTCTCCCGCGACGAGATGCGCTCGGTGCGGGGCTCGGAGATCGCGATGATCTTCCAGGACCCGATGACCTCGCTGAACCCGGTCTACCGGATCGGCTGGCAGATCGCCGAGCAGATCCGGGCGCACGAGCCGGTCTCGAAGGACGCGGCCCACAACCGCGCGGTCGAGCTGCTCGCCGCCGTCGGCATCCCCAACCCGCGCGTGCGCGTGAACGACTACCCGCACCAGTTCTCGGGCGGCATGCGCCAGCGCGTGATGATCGCGATGGCGCTCTCGTGCAACCCCGACCTGCTCATCGCCGACGAGCCGACCACGGCGCTCGACGTCACGATCCAGGCCCAGATCCTCGAGCTGATCGGAAAGCTCAAGGACGACTTCGGCTCGGCCGTCGTCATGATCACGCACGACATGGGCGTCGTCGCCGACGTGGCCGACCGGGTCTGCGTCATGTACGCCGGCCGGGTGGTCGAGCAGGGGACGAAGCAGGATCTCTTCTACGACGG
The sequence above is a segment of the Gaiellales bacterium genome. Coding sequences within it:
- the rplA gene encoding 50S ribosomal protein L1; its protein translation is MAGKKYTTARAAVDRERTYPPLDAVRTLKSLETAKFDETVEVHLRLGVNVRHADQQLRGTLFLPHGTGRSVSVAVFAQGEKAKEAEDAGADFVGGDDLAARVQEGFTDFDVAIATPDMMGTVGRLGRILGPQGKMPSPKAGTITFDISKAVSDIKAGKIEYRTDRTGIIHVAIGKKSFDERALVENYGAVLDEILRAKPAAAKGRYLRSITITSTMGPGVKIDTGRVRDLMEETAAV
- the rplJ gene encoding 50S ribosomal protein L10, translating into MRLEQKERVVERLTERIREAPAMIVTDYRGLTVTQVAEVRRQLREAGATFHVTKNTLARIAAKQADRPDLVALLEGPTAIAFVAEDPAAAAKKLSDIARQTRILAVRGAVMEGQALSADEVRALGDLPPKEVLQAQVVGAIAGPVQGAYNVLAAPLREFLVVLDQYIQKKEAAEAA
- the rplL gene encoding 50S ribosomal protein L7/L12; amino-acid sequence: MPVTPEQLEEMSVLELVELKKALEERWGVSAAAAAPVMAAPVAGGGGGDGAAAEEQTAFDVILESAGQSKIPVIKVIRELTGLGLKEAKAVADEAPKPVKEGVAREEADQMKAKLEEAGASVEIK
- a CDS encoding C40 family peptidase, which translates into the protein MDQASCTLPYTAIRKKPDEGSEQVTQVLFADPVEVTGSEDGWAQVTVADGLGGWITADALGEPLQKDRAHVVVVPQAADRYLGTWLVAPGLRTEPLAAARRKAGGDAIAETALMFLGAPYEWGGVTVHGLDCSGLVQAVHRRFGLLLPHNAEQQETAGREVSLRQAQPGDLVCYGDHIAIWVGEGRIVHASKDAGKVVDEPHPAELKARVRTVRRLYESED
- a CDS encoding serine hydrolase, whose product is MLAVAAVDVRSGRRHERDANVPLPAASTIKVLISAALWSEACAGRIDPEQRIRVGDAPVPGGGGLLESMHPDTALTLAELDLLMLAISDNAATNAVIDVVGMDAVNDLAGALGLVHTRLRRRMMDVAAAERGDDNTTSAADMAALVRALACADGIPAPACRRVLAAMAQSHHTDIVPRYLPAAACRVVSSKQGELESVRHDVALIDEGERRIAVAVLSAPAAAADGLARTASLAYRLVSGAVNVR
- a CDS encoding ABC transporter substrate-binding protein, giving the protein MEKRFWRGLVAMSAIAAVVIAAGCGGSGGGSSSGGSSSPSTTAAAHKGGTFTILANSSFGVADPAQNYTLQEWQLLINSHDGLVQFKRVGGTAGTQIVPDLATSIPTPTDGGKTYTFQLHKGIKFSNGQVMKPSDFVTTFERQFTVPGPTSFYSGIVGASACKPSHCDLSKGVVADDSAYTLTIHLTAPDPEFLDKLALPFAYVVPASTSKKLTGNNVPPGTGPYMWKSYNPNKEAVLVRNPYFKVWNPAAQPEGYPDQIVEKYGLQISDEVTQVERGAADEVFDGDVIPADRLNELNSPQYANQVHVNALTADWYFAFNTTTPPFNNQKARQAVNYAADRSAYVKIGGGSALAVPTCQILPPNFPGYKPYCPYTNGSDTTKWHGVDLAKAKQLVKESGTSGAKVVVNSGNDETSKALGEQMVSDLNKIGYKASGQYLADGIQYPYVQNSKNHSKWNIAWSAWYQDYPAPSDFLNVLLGCGSIHPNSDASPNIAAFCDKAIQAKMDQAEKTGVTNPDAANAIWAQVDHDMTDQAPWVDLYNPKQIDFLSKRVGNYQWNPQWYILIDQLWVK
- a CDS encoding ABC transporter permease — its product is MAEVAALDHVEPASPGGPEVAGRSPWALAGRRLVRNRIAMAGLALFLLIVVVSFAAPIYANDIAHVNPFENNLNGTTIVNGKKVPLMQQGGGLLHLGETPIGPTWDVHHYFLGADQNGRDVASRVLYGGRSSLLVGVGSAVLCCFFATVLALLAGFHGGVIDAVFSRSMDVIWAFPVLLLAICVATVLLNAPNGVGVGPIRVQASSLWLPTLIIAFIFLPYVFRPVRGHVLAVSEKEYVEAAIAQGASGLRLVFSEVLPNVITVVIVLLPLIIATTILTEAALSYLSIGVQPPNASWGSVISDGQGLLYTRPWVAIAPGIMIVLTVLALNVFGDGVRDALDPRAKLRIEG
- a CDS encoding ABC transporter permease; protein product: MATFIVRRVLSLVLVMFVITVVVFMIFFHTPGIDPTRQIAGRNPSAAAVKQIRHQFGLDRPLPIQYLLMMKKIFISRDLVSYSNQGQSIVPEVVQAAPATLSLAFGAAVIWVVVSILMGLAAAVFKGTLVDPILMILALIGISMPVFWVGELANLITQSRWHDTFLFHWVPPLGYTPFTQDPGLWFKGLVIPWITLSIAFIGLYARVLRSSLLEVQNEDYVRTARSKGLSERRVLMRHTLRTSMITYVSLFGLDFGALVAGATLLTEVVFGIHGVGYLTYQSIGNLDLPTIMVTVIYGAFFIVLANAIVDITYAWLDPRIRPA
- a CDS encoding ABC transporter ATP-binding protein → MADHLLEVKNLRVSFRTEDGVVKAVDGVSFTLDPGEVLGIVGESGSGKSVTMMSVMRLIVDPNAMFEGEVIYKGRDIMKLSRDEMRSVRGSEIAMIFQDPMTSLNPVYRIGWQIAEQIRAHEPVSKDAAHNRAVELLAAVGIPNPRVRVNDYPHQFSGGMRQRVMIAMALSCNPDLLIADEPTTALDVTIQAQILELIGKLKDDFGSAVVMITHDMGVVADVADRVCVMYAGRVVEQGTKQDLFYDGQHPYTWGLLGSIARLDRPKPRRLTAIPGTPPSLIHLPEGCAFGPRCAQRFEKCSEVPELRDRLGTTGHLDACHLEPAAKAARRDATIHPELAEESA